In Anaerolineae bacterium, the genomic window ACGCGGAGGCGGGCAGTGCCGGCGGTGTGCAGTTCATCCTCCCCTATCCAGATGATGCGCAGTGCCAGCTTCAGCTCCACGCCCTCACGCACAGTACCGCTCCAATCGAGGGAATCGCCCACTTTCTTCTCGGCGAGGGCGCCGGCGATGCTGACCCTGGCCGTGCCGTCGGTGATGGAGAGCAGTTCCACCGGCGTGCCGGGCAGGCGCTCGCCGACCTTCATTCCCATCTCCACCGGACCTTCCAGCACCAGCTCCTCTCCTGATGGCGCCGTCATGCAGGCGGCCAGCAGGACCGCCAGGCACAGGGCCAGCGCCGGCACAAGCCAATTCCTGGGTTTCATGCGGCATCTCCTCCCTTATCTGGGAAAAAGCGGTCGAAGAAGGCCAGGATCCTCGGCAGGTATTCCTCTGGAGCAGTCCGATCAATCTCCCGATGGCCGGCGCCCGGCACGAGCCAGAACTCTTTGGGTTCGCCGGCCAGCTCGTACAGCCGGCGGGCATCCGACGCCGGCACATAGATATCGTCCTCGCCGTGGATGATGAACAGGCCGCGCGGCGCTACCTGGCCCACCCAGCGGATGGGATACGCATCTTCCAGCCGGCAGGCCAGAAACAGGTCGGCGACCTTCACCGCCAGCTTACCCACCAGGCGGGGGATCGGCTCCGGGATGCCCTGAGCGCGCAGTCCACCGGCGACGGTGGTATCCAGCGTGGCGAAGGCGCTGTCGGTCACCACGGCCTTGACCGCCGGCGACAACGGCGCGGAGGCGATGGCGGTCGCGCCGCCCATGGAGAAGCCCAACAGGCCCACTTCGTGGATGCCCCGGCCTTCCAGGAAGCGGATGGCGGCGAGCACATCTTTGCGCTCATGGTACCCCATGGAGACGCGCGCTCCGTCACTGCGGCCGTGGCCGCGGAAATCGAACATCAGGACGTTGTAGCCGTGCTGGTGGAACGCCGGCACGTAGCCCAGGTCCCCGTCCATGCTCCCGCTGTGGCCATGGCAGAAGATGATGGTGCCACGTGCCGGCGCCGGCGCGGGGATGAACCAGCCGCGCAGGGTCAGGCCGTCCTCGGTCTGGAAGCTCACCTCCTCGTGGGGCAGGCCCAGCGCGGTGGGGTCGGCCGGCCGGTCGGGCGCCGGCCGGCGGATGAGCTTGCGCGCCGCCAGGAAGGCCGGCACCAGCAGAGTAAGGACTGCAAAGCCAGCGAGGATGAGAATTGTCAGCGATGCCATCCTTGCGCATTTGACGAAAGATTGTGAAATAAATCTCTTTTCAAAAAGCCTTGACTTTGTCATGGCAGTCGGGTATAATGTAAGTAATCCAGACAACTGGAGTTGGATGGCCCGTGCAGGGCCAGCGTGGGAAAGCCAGGGTACCCTGGCTTTTCCCATTTTTACCCTAGGAACACCTGTCCATATCCCCTTACTCGACCATCCGACAGCCGACGGTTGTATTTTGAGGCGACACAGCGGCTGATCTCTTTTCCAAAGACATCCCCTGGATCCTGAATCCTTTCATGGGCGAGCAAGATTTCCTCCCGAATAAAATTGTAGCACAGCCGGCGGGGCGCGACAAGTCATCTCGCGGTATTGACAGCACCCCGTATATCCGGTAAGCTCTGGCCGGCGATAGTTCCTGATCGCTCTCGGCGTCTTTCTACGCACAGAAAGGGGTAGGGGACATGCACGATTACCTGATCGAAATGCTGGTCTGCCCGACATGTCACGGCGGGCTGGTATGGGAAGTCTCGGAACGCCAGGGGAATACCTTTGTAAGCGGCACGGCGGAGTGCTCGGATTGCGGCACCAGGTACCCTGTGCAGGAGGGCATCGGGGTGTTCCTGACGCCGGACCTGCCGCGCCAGGATCTATGGGAGGAGGTGGAAAGCCGGCTTTCCACCTACCTGCGCGAGCATCCGGATCTCGAGCGCCAACTGCTGGAAACCCCGCTGAAAGAGCTTGCGCCGGCGGACCAGTTCTTCCGCTCCATGATCCTCGATGAGCGGGGCGAGTTCGCCAAGGCCCGGGAGGCCGCCGATACGGCCAGGGCCGGCCTGTACACCAGGGAGTACCTGGAATGTTCCGAGCGCCAGATCGAGTTTGCCCTCCAGCTCCTTGCCGCAGATACCGCGCCGGTGGTGGACCTGGCCTCGGGCATGGGGCACTTCGTGGAGCACATGGCGCGCCGGCTGAACCGCCCCATTGTCGCCACCGACTTCAGCCCGCGCGTCCTACGCCGCGACCGCCGGCGCTTCTCCTTCCTCGGTCTGGAGGACCGCATCAGCCTCCTCGCCTTGGATGCCCGCCGCACTCCTTTCCGCCACGGCGCAGTCCATACCATGACCACCTACCAGGGCCTCCTGAACATCCGGGAGCCAGGAGAGCTCCTGCGGGAGCTCCGGCGGGTTGTCTCCGGCACCCTGGTGGCGCTGACTTTCTTTTTCCCGGAAGAGGACGCGGCGAACGGGGCACTCATCCAGGAGCTTGGGCTGACGCAGATGGCCTATCGGGAGCCGGCGCTCCGGCAGTTCCGGGAGGCCGGCTGGACGGTGCAGGTGGCGGCATCCTGGAAAGGACTTGCGCGCCCGACACCCCAATCGGTCCTGCTGGAAGGGGCCGGCATTGATGCCCTGCCGGCGGCGGAGACCACGCTGGAATGGTGCGTGCTGGAGGCACACTGACACATGCATCCAACCGAGAGGGTGCTGTGGGGATGACCTCTCACCGCCTCAGGGACAGAAAGCTTTGACAATTCCCGCCGGCAGGCTATACTGTCCTTAAGATGTCCATCTCTTGCGAACAGGCGTAACACTTCATGGAAATCAAAGAGGTTCAATCCCTGGCGGAACAGGTCAAAGAGAA contains:
- a CDS encoding alpha/beta fold hydrolase, with the translated sequence MASLTILILAGFAVLTLLVPAFLAARKLIRRPAPDRPADPTALGLPHEEVSFQTEDGLTLRGWFIPAPAPARGTIIFCHGHSGSMDGDLGYVPAFHQHGYNVLMFDFRGHGRSDGARVSMGYHERKDVLAAIRFLEGRGIHEVGLLGFSMGGATAIASAPLSPAVKAVVTDSAFATLDTTVAGGLRAQGIPEPIPRLVGKLAVKVADLFLACRLEDAYPIRWVGQVAPRGLFIIHGEDDIYVPASDARRLYELAGEPKEFWLVPGAGHREIDRTAPEEYLPRILAFFDRFFPDKGGDAA
- a CDS encoding methyltransferase domain-containing protein, whose protein sequence is MHDYLIEMLVCPTCHGGLVWEVSERQGNTFVSGTAECSDCGTRYPVQEGIGVFLTPDLPRQDLWEEVESRLSTYLREHPDLERQLLETPLKELAPADQFFRSMILDERGEFAKAREAADTARAGLYTREYLECSERQIEFALQLLAADTAPVVDLASGMGHFVEHMARRLNRPIVATDFSPRVLRRDRRRFSFLGLEDRISLLALDARRTPFRHGAVHTMTTYQGLLNIREPGELLRELRRVVSGTLVALTFFFPEEDAANGALIQELGLTQMAYREPALRQFREAGWTVQVAASWKGLARPTPQSVLLEGAGIDALPAAETTLEWCVLEAH